The following are encoded in a window of Plasmodium cynomolgi strain B DNA, chromosome 4, whole genome shotgun sequence genomic DNA:
- a CDS encoding hypothetical protein (putative) — MREKEVETRENDFLHMEDELNDLRSSFSKNECQLKIYKLEIKDLSSALVEKEREILDLKNTYDGEIGLLKDQIKEKEKEIAKCSSSSGDMDAQDAPSSQVENTEKVDTEEECKENNLSDLLKIKERELHEMQEKYAKEIDTLNSQLNEKRKEFVEIKNSHMNEINNLNDEIEESESKMAELKSGYEMEINKLRVEMNAVHEEKYLLSNEKQTLSGEIDKLNGEKESLASEKEELNNKIITLNSEIATLNMEKQGLSGEINTLNDLIHTLKNEISSSDNLINKLKEEMNAINEEKEGKEKLITEIENNYKNEINVLKEKLKDTDNQVSISMREELDHLKCALGEKEKEQKQMKEDYDKKIKQYDEELESKQQYFEKELNNIRIQSHEKEQILILKNDELKELKLKTEEKYLKLYDDKMNLLRNICSKVRLPYSDEVRVDELLERLGDYISEMSERAGAMDRRDQNEEQHNEGQPIGEEKNESVMSAQPVDKDNSPADKTALEALQKELESVQEEHREEVAKMKSDLAMKEKTIEESNNTIAELTGKIDSLSDTISLYKENNSEAKINFYMDEINSLNLTLSELKVKNEQEQLEKRNEIAKLSEELSEYKRRVDEQCRKSISEKERSESKRGDARGDSDKEQISESDVEGGGNLKSFLHFPLRKIKGKKRKVSKTEKEIQTELRRNEPENDPSDKNEKALRNDNQDVDKYKKELEEKAKIIEDLKDKICVLTNEVMDLKNEKNELAERNSSLEKVGEEAEKQREKLDTLSAKLGDANEEIAKLKKGEAQLREAAEKWEGEAEMRKEEVAKWEADAAKWEGEAEMRKEEVAKWEADAAKWREEAEELRSSANQMNEEFYSKENNYMLKLNENIGVIQKLKDSIDAHEKEKENYVSEIKDLRNQFEVLKLKHDALSKDYDALSGTYKELEGKKSPPNGDDHTRDGENKLSILNENCEMDQAEEVNDNPGVPKSEIATKRDDSALVVNEYINEIAHLKEEINRLSLLYSNELNEKNSSDIRIKGLLNQLKELEVRDKENEEKIAALTKMNEKMKTKNEKLKSGKWLSRKDRVPNEQASVAEEEGEKVFPPDVKEKKNLESEHVNTLEENEYRVMRIIDESNSEGGGQIIGSYLYSRKVENLHAINGVKKADAPVDQKNAITVVCLILSEMLSLLFLNDQFVKNFEQINKNLWKLIYIPEEIKALLLKYFCFMNKLRNYAKKVHGKVDNQRQDDEQRHHDGQRHHDNQRNDDNQRYDDSWFLFQNYLESSSSIKRDMVHFILEEKENELAELGEHSGGGVSRGKISDILNFSKDEMRLKTIAQLRRDLNFEKKSKILLSRDYQLLLYKYQECVRKLKRVKNMIRQLNLNDSSNRGSFALNKELDKYSDMSDEKCFNLEGDDDVSHGNYKNCILYDNDNNNNNNDDNNNNNNNNTKLGSRENVLINEIINLRKAQNVRRNNLTNWSRHSMGGRCHEDASHAVRAMVSGPKITSQNNFTHTNRLSNAPKISAHLDDMKKMKNIFNEFVECRGDITFVHRSPFC; from the coding sequence atgagagaaaaagaagttgAGACAAGGGAAAATGACTTTTTGCACATGGAAGATGAGCTGAATGATCTTCGTAGTAGCTTCTCGAAGAATGAATGTCAGCTAAAGATCTacaaattagaaataaaagatTTGAGCAGCGCCCTTGTGGAGAAGGAGAGAGAAATATTGGACTTAAAAAACACGTACGATGGAGAAATTGGCTTATTAAAGGATcagataaaagaaaaggaaaaagaaatagccAAATGTAGTTCCTCCAGTGGTGACATGGATGCACAAGATGCGCCATCCAGCCAAGTTGAAAATACAGAAAAGGTGGACACGGAAGAGGAGTGTAAGGAGAACAACCTGTCAGATTTGCTCAAAATTAAGGAAAGAGAGCTGCACGAAATGCAAGAAAAATACGCAAAGGAAATAGACACACTAAATAGCCAgctgaatgaaaaaaggaaagaatttgtggagataaaaaatagcCATATGAACGAAATAAACAACCTGAATGATGAAATTGAGGAGAGCGAAAGCAAAATGGCAGAACTGAAAAGTGGCTACGAAATGGAGATAAACAAACTGCGAGTCGAAATGAATGCAGTGCACGAGGAGAAGTATCTCTTGAGCAACGAAAAACAAACACTCAGTGGAGAGATAGACAAGCTGAATGGAGAGAAGGAATCCTTGGCCAGCGAAAAGGAGGAGctaaataacaaaataatcacGTTGAACAGCGAAATTGCAACGTTAAATATGGAGAAACAGGGACTGAGTGGAGAAATAAACACACTGAACGATCTGATTCACACCCTGAAGAATGAAATAAGCTCGTCAGATAACTTGATTAACAAACTGAAAGAGGAAATGAACGCGATCaacgaagaaaaggaaggaaaggaaaaactcaTCACAGAGAtcgaaaataattacaaaaatgaaataaacgtgttgaaggaaaaattaaaagatacAGACAATCAAGTGAGCATAAGTATGAGAGAAGAGCTGGATCACCTGAAATGCGCTcttggagaaaaggaaaaggaacaaaaacaaatgaagGAAGACTACGACAAAAAGATAAAACAGTATGATGAAGAATTAGAATCGAAGCAgcaatattttgaaaaagaattaaataacATACGCATCCAATCGCacgaaaaggaacaaattttaattttaaaaaatgacgaattGAAGGAGTTGAAGTTAAAGACAGAGGAAAAATATCTCAAGCTTTATGATGACAAAATGAATCTCCTCAGGAATATCTGCTCCAAAGTTAGGCTCCCATATAGCGATGAAGTTCGGGTGGATGAGCTTCTCGAAAGGTTGGGCGACTACATAAGTGAGATGAGTGAACGGGCGGGCGCAATGGACAGGAGGGATCAAAATGAGGAGCAGCATAATGAAGGACAGCCCAttggggaggagaagaatgAATCTGTTATGAGCGCCCAACCGGTCGATAAGGATAATAGCCCTGCTGACAAGACAGCCCTAGAGGCGCTACAGAAAGAACTAGAAAGTGTGCAAGAAGAGCACAGAGAAGaggtagccaaaatgaagagcgATTTGgcgatgaaggaaaaaacgatAGAGGAGTCGAACAACACAATCGCCGAGTTGACCGGCAAGATAGACAGCCTGAGTGATACCATTTCGCTTTATAAGGAAAACAATTCCGAGGCgaaaattaatttctacATGGACGAAATTAACAGCTTAAATTTGACGCTTAGCGAGTTGAAGGTTAAGAATGAACAGGAGCAGTTGGAGAAGCGAAACGAAATTGCGAAGCTGTCGGAAGAGCTGAGCGAGTATAAGCGACGTGTCGACGAGCAATGTAGAAAGAGTATCAGTGAGAAGGAGAGAAGCGAGTCGAAGAGAGGAGACGCAAGAGGTGACTCCGACAAGGAACAAATCTCCGAGTCGGATGTGGAAGGGGGGGGCAAtttaaaatcatttttacactttccccttcgcaaaataaaagggaaaaaaagaaaggtcTCTAAAACTGAGAAGGAAATACAAACGGAGCTCAGGCGAAACGAGCCAGAGAATGATCCgagtgataaaaatgagaaggcaCTTAGAAATGACAACCAGGATGTGGAcaaatacaaaaaggaactgGAGGAAAAGGCGAAGATAATTGAGGACTTGAAAGACAAAATATGCGTCCTGACGAACGAGGTTATGGatttgaaaaatgagaagaacgAATTGGCTGAGCGGAACAGCAGCTTGGAGAAGGTGGGTGAGGAGGCGGAAAAGCAAAGAGAGAAGTTGGACACACTGAGCGCCAAACTGGGGGATGCAAATGAAGAGATCGCGAAGCTGAAGAAGGGAGAGGCACAATTGAGGGAGGCTGCCGAGAAGTGGGAAGGGGAAGCAGAGATGAGGAAAGAGGAAGTAGCGAAGTGGGAAGCGGATGCAGCGAAGTGGGAAGGGGAAGCAGAGATGAGGAAAGAGGAAGTAGCGAAGTGGGAAGCGGACGCAGCGAAGtggagggaagaagcggaggaacTGAGAAGCAGCGCGAATCAAATGAACGAAGAATTCTACTCGAAAGAAAATAACTACATGTTGAAGTTGAACGAAAATATAGGAGTTATACAAAAACTGAAGGACTCAATTGATGCAcatgaaaaggagaaggaaaattaCGTTAGCGAGATAAAAGACTTGAGAAACCAATTCGAAGTCTTAAAATTGAAGCATGATGCATTGAGCAAAGATTACGATGCGTTAAGTGGGACGTATAAAGAAttggaggggaagaagagccCCCCCAATGGCGATGACCACACCCGtgatggagaaaataaattaagcATTCTAAATGAAAATTGCGAAATGGACCAAGCGGAGGAGGTGAATGACAACCCAGGTGTTCCCAAGAGCGAAATTGCAACGAAGAGGGACGATTCAGCATTGGTAGTGAACGAGTACATAAACGAAATAGCACAcctgaaggaagaaataaacagACTAAGCCTACTGTATAGCAACGAActgaacgaaaaaaacagctcTGACATAAGGATCAAAGGGCTGCTGAACCAGTTGAAAGAACTCGAAGTGAgagataaagaaaatgaggaaaagaTTGCTGCACTAAccaaaatgaatgaaaaaatgaaaacgaaaaatgaaaaattgaaatcgGGAAAGTGGTTATCTAGGAAGGATCGCGTACCGAATGAACAGGCGAGTGTCgcagaggaggagggggagaaggtgTTTCCCCCGGATGtgaaagagaagaagaatttgGAGTCAGAACATGTTAACACATTGGAAGAAAACGAGTACCGCGTGATGAGAATAATTGATGAAAGTAACTCCGAGGGAGGAGGCCAAATAATTGGGTCCTACTTGTACTCCAGAAAGGTGGAAAATTTACATGCAATAAATGGAGTAAAAAAGGCAGATGCACCGGTGGATCAGAAAAACGCAATCACAGTTGTGTGTTTAATTCTAAGCGAAATGTTAAGCCTCCTATTTTTAAACGATCAATTTGTTAAGAACTTTGAACAGATAAACAAGAATCTGTGGAAGCTTATCTACATCCCTGAAGAGATTAAAGCTCTACTtctgaaatatttttgctttatgaATAAGCTAAGGAATTATGCTAAAAAGGTACACGGAAAAGTGGACAACCAGAGGCAGGACGATGAGCAGAGGCACCACGATGGCCAGAGGCACCACGATAACCAAAGGAACGACGATAACCAAAGGTACGATGATTCGTggttcctttttcaaaactATTTGGAGTCTTCAAGTAGTATCAAAAGAGATATGGTGCACTtcattttggaagaaaaggaaaatgaactAGCCGAGCTGGGTGAGCATTCTGGTGGTGGAGTAAGCAGAGGAAAAATCTCAGACATACTAAACTTTTCAAAGGACGAAATGAGATTGAAGACCATAGCACAGTTAAGAAGAGAcctaaattttgaaaaaaaatccaaaataTTGCTAAGTAGGGATTATCAACTGTTACTTTATAAGTACCAAGAATGCGTGAGGAAACTAAagagagtaaaaaatatgataaggCAGCTAAATTTGAACGACTCTTCAAATAGGGGCAGTTTTGCCTTAAACAAGGAACTAGACAAATATTCCGATATGAGTgatgaaaaatgttttaactTGGAAGGGGATGATGACGTTTCGCAcggaaattataaaaactgTATCCTGTatgataatgataataataataataataatgatgataataataataataataataataacacaaaattggggagtcgagaaaatgttttaattaatGAGATAATTAATTTGAGGAAGGCGCAAAATGTGAGGAGAAATAATTTGACCAATTGGAGTCGTCACAGCATGGGGGGCAGGTGTCACGAAGACGCTTCGCATGCAGTAAGGGCAATGGTAAGTGGTCCCAAAATAACTAGCCAGAATAACTTCACACACACGAACAGGTTGAGCAATGCGCCAAAAATTAGTGCCCACTTGGatgacatgaaaaaaatgaaaaatatttttaacgaaTTTGTTGAGTGTAGAGGGGACATAACGTTTGTGCACAGGAGTCCCTTCTGCTAA
- a CDS encoding DHHC zinc finger domain containing protein (putative) translates to MTILKPHLINSPFHPLAYVILEQYCPAGYDRIFSVLLFVSGVLSFLACSLSDPGRISHTSLDKHLKFYPYDEVIFHQNNICSTCQMLKPARSKHCKYCLSCISRYDHHCFLLNNCIGGYNSIYYLAFICTNATVAFHSFYITFRCLYNIIKYENLLKGFIKNVQDVLFYKKNVEDFFKKNS, encoded by the exons ATGACTATTTTGAAACCCCATTTGATCAATTCTCCTTTTCACCCTCTAGCATACGTTATCTTAGAGCAGTACTGTCCCGCGGGCTACGACAG GATTTTTTCCGTTCTACTTTTCGTAAGTGGCGTTTTATCCTTTCTTGCATGCTCCCTAAGCGACCCCG GTAGAATATCCCATACCTCCTTGGATAAACACCTAAAATTTTACCCCTACGACGAAGTCATTTTTCACCAAAACAATATATGCAGCACTTGTCAGATGTTGAA ACCTGCGCGAAGTAAACATTGTAAATATTGCTTGTCATGTATATCTCGCTACGATCACCACTGCTTTCTGTTAAATAATTGTATCGGTGGATATAACAGCATTTATTATCTTGCTTTCATTTGCACAAATGCCACAGTTGCCTTTCATTCTTTCTACATAA CTTTTCGCTGCCTTTATAACATCATCAAATATGAAAACCTTCTGAAAG GGTTCATAAAAAACGTGCAGGATGTGttgttttacaaaaaaaacgtggaagacttttttaaaaaaaattcataa
- a CDS encoding hypothetical protein (putative), translating to MENKLSRLFPTEPTSSLVKIKNIAPFEGELEIQNFLGHMVDVCLMRVDREKNEAYALVHSNEEASHLLRLYKVILKNMIFLCSNGRDVETEIDIEIFDKDEERTFWRDAKRNNLYFNICCNAQK from the exons ATGGAGAACAAGTTGTCTCGTTTATTTCCGACTGAGC cAACAAGCTCcttagtaaaaataaaaaacattgcCCCGTTCGAAGGAGAATTGGAGATACAAAATTTCCTTGGACACATGG TTGACGTCTGCCTCATGCGCGTTGATCGCGAGAAGAACGAGGCGTATGCGTTGGTGCACTCGAATGAAGAAGCTTCCCACCTCTTGCGGTTGTACAAAGTTATTCTTAAGAACATGATCTTTTTGTGTTCAAACGGGAGAGACGTAGAGACCGAAATAGATATAGAAATTTTTGACAAAGACGAGGAAAGAACATTTTGGCGCGACGCAAAGAGGAATAACCTGTATTTTAACATAtg TTGCAATGCGCAGAAGTGA
- a CDS encoding prenyl transferase (putative), whose translation MIILSRKKNIKGFLNYCKTKCLNSLLGNKNDDPIKDVLPWKRNGFHLDQGKGSNLFVELVKASLLKLTGKYIRNKISSDTNKITFDTSGSSNTKYSENVYKEILLCMNVLEYQDEQVEKELTSLHDYFKNIKGGIDPYVLCENKIKNIDEHIYNIIKTDYNNLDEFITYIYLYQGKKFRVILSILLKNILSYVDNVSSKNNFKFRNIQRNYSKSVKIAKSANNIIAKKKLAIINSASNNISEKKIGENQCRIIAASEIIHMGSLLHDDVIDDSNNRRGALALHKKYGNKISILSGDFLLARASSVFAGTGCPQICRRFAYVVESLIKGELLQTNLKFNNIEDALKTYFIKTYHKTASLFSHLFACIAILSFKNEKIIELCFNLGLHIGMAFQLYDDYLDYKPDKKTNKPILNDLNNSIKTAPFLFSYNYNPDAVLSLINKKTLSDTDISNILFYINSTNSLKKNELCSLLHIKRAADILISIISYCRTDKNAEKASSQKKDINQSREALINLILNILSRSAK comes from the coding sequence ATGATCATCCtcagcaggaaaaaaaacattaaggGGTTCCTGAACTACTGCAAAACAAAATGCCTCAACTCGCTACTaggcaacaaaaatgatgacccAATTAAAGACGTCCTTCCGTGGAAAAGGAACGGTTTCCATTTGGACCAGGGAAAAGGCTCAAACCTATTCGTGGAACTAGTAAAAGCATCTCTCCTAAAATTAACGGGGAAATacataagaaataaaatatcatcGGACACTAACAAAATAACATTTGATACATCCGGAAGTAGCAACACAAAATACTCAGAAAATGTGTATAAAGAAATTTTACTATGTATGAATGTGCTGGAGTACCAAGACGAGCAGGTAGAGAAAGAGTTAACATCCTTACACGATTATTTTAAGAACATAAAAGGTGGAATAGATCCATATGTCctttgtgaaaataaaataaaaaatatcgatgAACATATTTACAACATCATCAAAACGGACTACAATAATCTGGACGAatttataacatatatatatctctatcaggggaaaaaatttcgagtCATTTTAAGCATTCTGTTGAAGAACATACTATCTTACGTGGATAATGtgtcttcaaaaaataattttaaatttcgaAACATCCAACGGAACTATTCCAAATCTGTGAAAATTGCCAAGTCGGCAAACAATattattgcaaaaaaaaaactagccaTTATAAACTCTGCAAGTAATAATAtttccgaaaaaaaaattggggaaaatCAGTGCAGAATTATTGCCGCGTCAGAAATTATTCACATGGGATCTCTCCTACATGATGATGTAATTGATGACTCAAATAACAGAAGGGGAGCTCTTGcattacataaaaagtatggaaataaaatatccaTATTATCTGGGGATTTCCTACTGGCTCGTGCCAGTTCGGTGTTTGCAGGCACTGGGTGCCCCCAAATATGCAGACGGTTTGCATACGTGGTGGAAAGCTTAATAAAAGGGGAATTACTACAAACCAATTTGAAATTTAATAACATTGAAGATGCGTTaaaaacttattttattaagaCATATCATAAGACcgcttctcttttttcccatttgtttgCCTGCATAGCAATactttcttttaaaaatgaaaagatcATTGAGCTCTGCTTTAATTTGGGACTCCATATAGGCATGGCATTTCAATTATATGATGATTATTTGGATTACAAGCCAGACAAAAAGACCAACAAACCGATTCTGAACGATTTAAACAACAGCATAAAAACGGCACCGTTTCTATTTAGCTATAACTACAACCCCGATGCTGTACTCTccttaataaataaaaagacacTCTCAGATACCGACATCAGTAACatcttattttatattaatagcACAAATAGtctcaaaaaaaacgaactcTGTTCTTTGTTACACATCAAGAGAGCAGCAGACATTTTGATCTCCATAATCTCCTACTGCAGGACGGACAAAAATGCCGAAAAGGCGagttcgcaaaaaaaggacatcAACCAAAGTAGGGAAGCCCTAATTAACTTAATACTAAACATATTGTCGCGCAGTGCCAAG
- a CDS encoding hypothetical protein (putative), with protein sequence MFYLYNKFTSASTRNHEEKKDNIVDAGRNATVRAAECVTKGRSNERDNKEEEEDLFWALEENEPSREGIMENARHANGVEKENDIFLAVSCATEWKEEKEHLENSNDETQIKDSVNGQHKEDPFGNGNLFDSSSDHVKINPSLHPRAQLESSNFDQTVMGGCPPREEMASFVEFISHEKLIRYFNKGEECEEENEEGIKFEDKVCTHIQERGKNQECIFKEESVLHTLLEGEPIASEGKEECPLGTIADMSVSYERGPRGESHNMMSCSRGGGEDGVGKGAEEGVPNGGEEVVPNGGEEGIQNEAEEGVPNGGEEGIQNEAEEGVPNGGEEGTPNGPKEDNPNGAEEDNPNEFPIFDPVMPDDDESEWNFFQGVHFPQEWQHAAHEGARSGDCSDAHNGESNHWPVDIHTCPKTSEDKFNFCSYEFPGLANINGQEEEDRDTCFDNKKLEKISEELETQNGNRPIEKDSGVDSEREEVLPKVEGENGKVVRSKNVCDEKQTCEVGQSGVAEKWDEEKLMQINTFQRRNFEMDNTKKSFDVFFCRDDEQYEVASISEKHEGETFFFENMEKVETVNVEKSNEGKAVSVGEEVLLAEVAVRGGEDDFSLFHSEESMIAVEVENEEGISILENKQTMEVVLEGDGGASEKERSFFDRKETYETEEAAEESKGETPHGVYSFETVDLKSGNLNESVKNSTYIKLEELTGRNEARGNLYETGEDTEEIAMQRVEQWEEQRVEQWEEQRVEQWEEQREEQREEQREEQREEQRVEQWEEQRVEQWEEQRVEQWEEQRVEQWEEQRVEQWEEQRVEQWEEQRVEQWEEQREEQREEQREEQRVEQRVEQREEQREEQREEKMEEQREEQRVEQREEEKGRKGEQINIEEMNEMKEDSHFSGKEMEEIKTVELVSQTKKKFYPHQEEEDSGNDHELDEHSKCLEDDPNDDAKHMLGENPIKDGEELNSIFFPNISNEQFLQEKNNGTENKLEDLLSVPTNMMPKKILFDEHEREMLPTPSRDTNPVRANDIEEKNKWEEYSQRECVETVKEPPNCAQMWNEFYEKEAVQKVNWHTKIIKQNGPDAKAGLTNEEIFEAANLNDKREKEKKKN encoded by the exons ATGTTTTACTTGTACAATAAATTCACTTCCGCTTCGACGAGAAatcatgaagaaaaaaaggacaacatCGTAGATGCCGGGAGAAATGCAACTGTTCGAGCTGCTGAGTGTGTCacgaaagggagaagcaacgAAAGGGACAAcaaggaagaggaggaagattTGTTTTGGGCCCTTGAGGAAAATGAACCAAGTAGGGAAGGCATAATGGAAAATGCAAGGCATGCCAACggagtggaaaaagaaaacgacaTTTTCTTAGCAG TTAGCTGTGCTACTGAatggaaggaggaaaaggaacactTGGAAAACTCAAACGATGAAACGCAAATAAAAGATTCCGTGAATGGACAACACAAGGAAGACCCTTTTGGAAATGGTAACCTATTTGATAGTAGCTCCGATCACGTGAAGATAAATCCATCCTTACATCCCAGGGCTCAACTGGAAAGTAGCAATTTTGACCAAACAGTGATGGGGGGATGTCCACCTAGGGAGGAAATGGCCTCTTTTGTGGAATTTATATCCCACGAAAAGTTGATAAGATATTTTAATAAGGGGGAAGAATGCGAAGAGGAAAATGAGGAAGGCATAAAATTTGAGGACAAGGTTTGCACGCACATCCaagagaggggaaaaaatcaggaatgcatttttaaagaagaatCTGTGTTGCATACACTGTTGGAGGGGGAACCTATTGCTAGTGAGGGGAAAGAGGAATGCCCATTGGGGACAATTGCAGACATGAGTGTGTCATATGAGAGGGGACCCAGGGGAGAGAGCCACAACATGATGAGTTGTAGCAGAGGGGGTGGCGAAGATGGGGTGGGAAAAGGGGCAGAAGAGGGCgtcccaaatgggggagaagAGGTTgtcccaaatgggggagaagAGGGCATCCAAAATGAGGCAGAAGAGGGCgtcccaaatgggggagaagAGGGCATCCAAAATGAGGCAGAAGAGGGCgtcccaaatgggggagaagAGGGCACCCCAAATGGGCCAAAAGAGGACAACCCAAATGGGGCAGAAGAGGACAACCCAAATGAGTTCCCTATATTCGACCCCGTAATGCCTGATGACGATGAATCTGagtggaattttttccaaggaGTGCATTTTCCCCAAGAGTGGCAGCATGCTGCCCATGAAGGTGCACGTAGTGGTGACTGTAGCGATGCCCACAATGGCGAGAGCAACCACTGGCCGGTGGACATACACACTTGCCCAAAAACTAGTGAAGACAAATTCAATTTCTGTTCATATGAATTCCCCGGGCTAGCTAATATCAATGGccaagaagaggaagatagGGATACCTGCTTtgataataaaaagttaGAAAAGATAAGCGAAGAATtggaaacacaaaatgggaatcgCCCAATTGAGAAAGATTCTGGTGTAGATAGCGAAAGGGAGGAGGTACTACCAAAGGTGGAAGGTGAAAATGGTAAAGTAGTTCGAAGCAAAAACGTATGTGATGAAAAACAAACTTGTGAAGTAGGACAAAGTGGTGTAGCAGAAAAATGggacgaagaaaaattgaTGCAGATAAATACCTTCCAAAGGAGAAACTTCGAAATggataatacaaaaaaatcgtttgatgtttttttttgccgtgACGATGAACAGTATGAAGTTGCTTCCATTTCGGAGAAGCATGAAGgggaaacatttttttttgaaaatatggaaaaggTCGAAACAGTGAACGTAGAAAAGAGTAATGAAGGGAAAGCTGTATCTGTGGGTGAGGAGGTGCTTCTTGCGGAGGTGGCTGTGCGGGGAGGTGAAGATgatttttcgcttttccaTAGTGAGGAATCGATGATAGCAGTAGAAGTGGAAAATGAGGAGGGAATATCCATCCTTGAAAATAAGCAAACGATGGAAGTCGTGTTGGAAGGCGACGGAGGAGCGAgcgaaaaggagaggagTTTCTTCGATAGAAAAGAAACCTACGAGACAGAAGAAGCCGCGGAAGAAAGCAAGGGGGAAACGCCGCATGGTGTTTATTCATTCGAAACAGTAGAtttaaaaagtggaaatCTCAACGAATCGGTCAAAAATAGCACATACATAAAGTTGGAGGAATTAACTGGAAGGAACGAGGCGAGGGGAAATTTGTATGAAACGGGAGAAGACACAGAAGAAATTGCAATGCAAAGGGTTGAGCAATGGGAGGAGCAAAGGGTTGAGCAATGGGAGGAGCAAAGGGTTGAGCAATGGGAGGAGCAAAGGGAGGAGCAAAGGGAGGAGCAAAGGGAGGAACAAAGGGAGGAACAAAGGGTTGAGCAATGGGAGGAGCAAAGGGTTGAGCAATGGGAGGAGCAAAGGGTTGAGCAATGGGAGGAGCAAAGGGTTGAGCAATGGGAGGAGCAAAGGGTTGAGCAATGGGAGGAGCAAAGGGTTGAGCAATGGGAGGAGCAAAGGGTTGAGCAATGGGAGGAGCAAAGGGAGGAGCAAAGGGAGGAGCAAAGGGAGGAGCAAAGGGTTGAGCAAAGGGTTGAGCAAAGGGAGGAGCAAAGGGAGGAGCaaagggaggagaaaatggagGAACAAAGGGAGGAACAAAGGGTTGAGCAAAgggaggaagagaaaggtCGCAAAGGGGAACAAATTAACATCGAAGAAATGAATGAAATGAAGGAAGATAGCCATTTTAGTGgcaaagaaatggaagaaataaagaCAGTCGAATTGGTTagtcaaacaaaaaaaaagttttaccCGCaccaagaggaagaagattcAGGTAATGATCACGAATTAGATGAGCATAGCAAATGTTTAGAAGATGACCCAAATGATGATGCAAAACATATGTTAGGAGAGAATCCCATAAAGGATGGTGAAGAATtgaattccattttttttccaaatatttCAAATGAGCAATTtctgcaggaaaaaaataatgggacggaaaataaattagagGATTTATTAAGTGTGCCCACAAATAtgatgccaaaaaaaattctttttgaTGAGCATGAGAGAGAGATGCTCCCCACCCCCAGTAGAGACACGAACCCCGTTCGTGCCAACGAtatagaggaaaaaaacaaatgggagGAATATAGCCAAAGAGAGTGCGTCGAAACGGTTAAGGAGCCCCCAAATTGTGCGCAAATGTGGAATGAATTTtacgaaaaggaagcagTTCAAAAGGTGAACTGGCATACAAAGATAATCAAGCAGAATGGGCCGGACGCAAAGGCAGGGTTAACAAATGAGGAAATTTTCGAAGCAGCTAATTTGAATGAtaaaagggagaaagaaaaaaaaaaaaattaa